The Bacillus sp. Marseille-Q1617 genome has a segment encoding these proteins:
- a CDS encoding 3-methyladenine DNA glycosylase: protein MSEKKDKDSVEQQKKKEEGQDIDPQRDTDKPAHSKNEKTDK from the coding sequence ATGAGTGAAAAAAAGGACAAGGACTCAGTTGAACAGCAAAAAAAGAAAGAGGAAGGCCAGGATATTGATCCCCAGCGTGATACGGACAAGCCTGCACACAGCAAGAATGAAAAGACCGACAAATAA
- a CDS encoding MBL fold metallo-hydrolase: MDKKIPVTSVKSGQLIEPAPGIHQYTNQVVNLFFIGDYNRWVLIDAGMPKSADEIMEQAEKLYGKGARPEAIYLTHGHFDHIGSLEKLISVWDVPVYAHREEFPYLTGELDYPTPDPKAGRGMVVKLSPMLFPHEGIDITGKIHSYSDDHQLPHLPGWQWIHTPGHTPGHVSFYHHDSRVLIAGDALITVKQESIAHVLTQKKELDGPPDYLTQDEDLAVQSMKIILNMKPDLLLSGHGMPMTADELNKSIEGLI, encoded by the coding sequence ATGGACAAGAAGATCCCTGTCACGTCAGTAAAATCAGGCCAACTGATTGAACCGGCACCCGGGATTCATCAATACACCAATCAGGTAGTCAATCTTTTTTTTATTGGTGATTACAACCGATGGGTGCTGATTGATGCGGGCATGCCAAAGTCCGCAGACGAGATCATGGAACAGGCAGAGAAGCTTTACGGAAAGGGTGCGCGACCGGAAGCCATCTACCTGACACACGGTCACTTTGACCATATCGGCAGCCTTGAAAAGCTGATCAGCGTTTGGGATGTGCCTGTCTATGCTCATAGGGAAGAGTTTCCGTATTTAACAGGTGAGCTTGATTATCCTACACCTGACCCGAAGGCAGGCAGAGGCATGGTTGTGAAGCTGTCTCCTATGCTTTTCCCACATGAGGGGATTGACATAACTGGGAAGATTCATTCCTATTCAGATGATCATCAACTGCCCCACCTGCCTGGATGGCAATGGATCCATACGCCGGGGCACACACCGGGACACGTCTCGTTTTATCATCACGACAGCAGGGTCCTTATCGCAGGCGATGCACTAATTACTGTAAAACAGGAATCAATAGCCCATGTACTCACTCAAAAAAAGGAACTTGACGGTCCACCGGATTATCTGACCCAAGATGAGGATTTAGCTGTCCAGTCTATGAAAATCATCTTGAACATGAAGCCGGATCTTCTTCTCAGCGGCCATGGCATGCCGATGACGGCGGATGAATTGAATAAGAGTATCGAGGGTTTGATTTAA
- a CDS encoding UTRA domain-containing protein — protein sequence MPKTKYIEIYEDLKHKIEQNMYEYQQLLPSENTLVKEYECSRNTVRRAIGNLVSDGYVQTKHGQGVRVIYQDFKQNEYMFGETESFKEFARRNHKKHETKVIVFEELTVDDELHALTLIPAGVEVYHLKRVRYLEGNPVIMDHNYFRKDVVKGLTVEIAEDSIYEYLDRELDQRAVTAKRKMVVERTTEADETYLNLDGFNSVVVVTSHIFNSDGVMFERTQSRHTPGNFVFFDQTQRK from the coding sequence ATGCCAAAAACGAAATACATAGAAATCTATGAAGACCTAAAACATAAAATTGAACAGAATATGTATGAATATCAGCAGCTGCTGCCTTCGGAGAATACGCTGGTAAAGGAGTATGAGTGCTCGCGGAATACGGTGCGGCGCGCGATCGGGAATCTGGTGAGCGACGGGTATGTCCAGACGAAACACGGCCAGGGTGTGCGTGTCATTTATCAGGATTTCAAGCAGAATGAGTATATGTTCGGGGAGACGGAGTCGTTCAAGGAGTTTGCCCGGCGGAATCATAAAAAACATGAGACGAAGGTGATAGTGTTTGAGGAGCTGACGGTGGATGACGAGCTTCATGCGCTTACCCTGATTCCGGCCGGGGTTGAGGTGTATCATCTGAAGCGTGTCCGTTACCTTGAAGGAAATCCTGTCATCATGGACCACAACTATTTCAGGAAAGATGTGGTGAAGGGGCTGACGGTCGAGATCGCGGAGGATTCGATTTATGAGTATCTGGACCGGGAACTTGATCAGCGTGCGGTCACCGCCAAGCGGAAGATGGTGGTGGAACGTACGACGGAAGCTGATGAGACGTATTTGAATCTGGATGGTTTCAACAGCGTGGTGGTGGTGACGAGCCATATCTTCAATTCGGATGGTGTCATGTTCGAGCGTACCCAGTCGCGTCATACGCCTGGGAATTTTGTTTTCTTTGATCAGACACAGCGGAAGTAA